Proteins from a single region of Apium graveolens cultivar Ventura chromosome 7, ASM990537v1, whole genome shotgun sequence:
- the LOC141671460 gene encoding type IV inositol polyphosphate 5-phosphatase 3 isoform X4, whose amino-acid sequence MRKKGSDYYADEEDGLNSTSTDSDTEEFSKCTRQSKFENNRGGEVTIDPLKEALPRLRRRNSETFRAQYITPKEVRVHACTWNVGGELPPDDLDIEEWLDISKPADIYVIGFQEIIPLNAGNIFGAEDSRPIQKWENIIRRTLNKAQPVKANCKCYSDPPSPSKFKPSKDFQHLEDEVLLESDCDSEEIYSSNDKSDFSESIDELITGQEILSTVAASFPAFDTNLGMPQDEQLSRYLCSPKNLDRLNCLQREDSEGASEPSFLMRSNRIRRPLSKTEVVGLSWAEPPLDLLAQCTLGRPNSFRSFKASKYFRAFNPFKSSTTDDARMHSDAAYISKVGLKLLVNQKRRSRYVRLLSKQMVGLFITVWARRSLRRGIQNVNVSTVGVGAMGYIGNKGSISVSMTIYQNLFCFICTHLSSGEKDDEAIKRNSDVRAIHRRTQFSSFSGISLLRSIYDHERIIWLGDLNYRINLPYDETQQLVSRRDWSKLLDYDQLVQEFRKGKAFDGWSEGTLNFAPTYKYELNSEKYYGEDPKFGRRTPAWCDRIMSHGKGMKLISYRRTDLRLSDHRPVSASYMVEVEVFSPKKVQKALLFTDAEIERDEFVACIGLHGEMTKLGKMQNASGRGR is encoded by the exons ATGAGAAAGAAAGGAAGTGATTACTATGCGGATGAGGAAGATGGTCTTAACAGTACTAGTACTGATTCCGATACTGAAG AATTTTCTAAATGCACCAGACAATCCAAATTTGAGAATAACAGAGGAGGAGAGGTAACAATTGATCCG CTTAAAGAGGCACTTCCTAGATTGAGAAGACGAAACTCTGAAACGTTCAGGGCACAGTATATAACACCAAAAGAAGTCAG AGTACATGCTTGTACGTGGAATGTCGGAGGTGAACTTCCACCGGATGACCTAGATATTGAAGAATGGCTAGATATCAGCAAACCTGCTGATATATATGTTATTGG TTTTCAGGAGATTATACCATTAAATGCTGGCAATATCTTCGGTGCTGAGGATAGCCGCCCCATTCAGAAATGGGAAAACATCATTCGAAGAACGCTTAATAAAGCTCAGCCTGTCAAAGCGAATTGCAAATGCTATAGTGATCCTCCTTCTCCATCAAAATTTAAGCCATCTAAAGATTTTCAACATTTAGAAGATGAAGTCTTACTTGAAAGTGATTGTGATAGTGAGGAGATATATTCATCTAATGACAAATCAGATTTTAGTGAAAGCATTGATGAACTAATTACAGGGCAAGAGATTCTTTCAACTGTTGCTGCTTCATTCCCTGCTTTTGATACCAATTTAGGCATGCCACAAGATGAACAGTTGTCAAGATACCTTTGTTCTCCGAAAAATTTGGATAGATTAAATTGTCTCCAAAGAGAAGACTCTGAAGGAGCTTCAGAACCATCTTTTCTAATGCGGAGTAATAGAATAAGAAGACCTCTCAGTAAGACAGAAGTGGTGGGTTTAAGCTGGGCTGAGCCACCATTGGATCTTCTGGCTCAGTGTACTCTTGGTAGGCCTAATTCTTTCAGGTCTTTCAAAGCTTCTAAATATTTTAGGGCATTTAATCCTTTCAAATCATCTACAACAGATGATGCTAGAATGCATTCTGATGCAGCTTATATCTCAAAAGTTGGCCTCAAATTGCTTGTGAACCAGAAGAGAAGATCCCGTTATGTAAGATTATTAAGTAAGCAGATGGTTGGTCTTTTCATCACTGTATGGGCTCGCCGAAGTCTGCGAAGGGGTATTCAAAATGTGAATGTGTCTACTGTTGGAGTTGGAGCTATGGGTTACATAGGCAACAAG GGATCAATATCAGTCAGCATGACTATATACCAAAATCTTTTCTGTTTCATATGTACTCACCTTTCATCGGGTGAAAAAGATGATGAAGCAATTAAAAGAAATTCTGATGTGCGTGCAATACATCGTAGAACCCAATTTAGTTCCTTTTCAGGCATTTCACTTCTTAGAAGCATCTACGATCATGA GAGAATAATTTGGCTAGGTGATCTCAATTACAGGATTAATTTGCCTTACGATGAAACACAACAGCTTGTCTCCAGAAGGGATTGGTCTAAGCTGCTTGATTATGACCAG CTTGTTCAAGAATTCAGAAAAGGTAAAGCATTTGATGGATGGTCAGAAGGTACTCTAAACTTTGCACCAACTTATAAGTATGAACTGAATTCAGAGAAGTATTATGGAGAAGATCCAAAATTTGGTAGAAGAACTCCAGCATG GTGTGATCGCATTATGTCACATGGGAAGGGGATGAAGCTTATAAGCTACAGGAGGACTGATCTCAGACTCTCTGATCACCGACCAGTGTCTGCATCATACATGGTAGAGGTTGAGGTCTTTTCTCCAAAGAAGGTACAGAAAGCTCTTTTATTTACTGATGCAGAAATTGAACGTGACGAATTTGTTGCCTGCATTGGACTTCATGGTGAAATGACTAAGCTAGGAAAAATGCAG AATGCATCTGGTCGGGGTCGCTAG